A portion of the Burkholderiales bacterium genome contains these proteins:
- a CDS encoding Spy/CpxP family protein refolding chaperone, whose product MKTSKIILAIAGLSLAGGMLTGAAAPQTAWQDRPFNRMFSEQLHTQLKLMPDQDRQWEALKDEERSLREKMMESRRQLHDAADAEFAKPHLDLAALGTAADTAHEQIYAARRDFRQHALAFYSGLSPEQQEVVINAIKEKRQRMERFLEKRHQRQSGEG is encoded by the coding sequence ATGAAGACCTCGAAAATCATCCTTGCCATCGCCGGCCTGTCGCTGGCTGGGGGCATGCTTACCGGCGCAGCAGCGCCTCAAACGGCTTGGCAGGACAGGCCATTTAACCGGATGTTCAGCGAACAGTTGCACACGCAGCTAAAACTCATGCCCGATCAGGATCGGCAGTGGGAGGCGCTTAAAGATGAGGAAAGGTCGCTGCGCGAAAAAATGATGGAATCCCGCAGGCAGCTGCATGATGCAGCTGACGCGGAATTCGCCAAGCCCCACCTGGACTTGGCAGCCCTGGGTACGGCAGCGGACACGGCCCACGAGCAAATTTACGCAGCACGCAGGGATTTCCGTCAACATGCACTCGCGTTTTACTCCGGGTTATCGCCTGAGCAGCAAGAGGTAGTGATAAACGCCATCAAAGAAAAACGCCAACGGATGGAACGCTTCCTGGAAAAACGGCATCAACGCCAATCCGGGGAAGGTTGA
- a CDS encoding response regulator — translation MEVADHILVVDDDAEIRRLLHEYLTKSGYRVTAVKDGSGMWEAVDGGRVDLIVLDVMLPGDDGLLLCRSLRARYQTPVIMLTARGEETDRIIGLEIGADDYLPKPFSPRELLARIKVVLRRARSLPDNLKPDETRAIRFADWRLDAVSRHLVSPAGVVTPLSGSEYRLLRIFLGHPNRVLTRDQLMDLMQGRETEPFERSIDVQVSRLRRRLGDDAREQAIIKTVRSEGYVLAAEVEMER, via the coding sequence ATGGAAGTCGCGGATCACATATTGGTGGTGGACGATGACGCCGAGATTAGGCGCCTGCTGCATGAGTATCTTACGAAATCCGGCTATCGCGTAACGGCGGTAAAGGATGGCAGCGGCATGTGGGAGGCTGTCGACGGCGGGCGTGTCGATCTAATCGTACTCGACGTCATGTTGCCGGGCGACGATGGGCTGTTGCTATGTCGGTCGTTGAGGGCACGTTACCAAACACCGGTCATTATGCTCACCGCACGCGGCGAAGAAACCGACCGTATTATCGGATTGGAGATAGGGGCGGATGACTATTTGCCGAAGCCGTTCAGCCCCCGGGAACTGCTCGCCCGCATCAAAGTGGTTCTGCGGCGCGCAAGATCTTTGCCCGACAATCTTAAGCCTGACGAAACGCGTGCGATTCGTTTTGCGGACTGGCGACTCGACGCAGTTTCTCGCCACCTGGTGTCGCCCGCCGGTGTGGTGACGCCGCTGAGCGGGTCGGAGTACCGCTTGTTGCGGATATTTCTGGGGCACCCTAATCGGGTTTTGACGCGAGACCAGTTGATGGATCTGATGCAGGGCCGCGAGACGGAACCCTTTGAGCGCAGCATTGATGTTCAGGTAAGCCGCTTGCGGCGACGCTTGGGCGATGATGCAAGAGAACAGGCCATCATAAAAACGGTGCGCAGCGAAGGCTACGTACTTGCCGCCGAGGTGGAGATGGAAAGATGA